In a single window of the Tiliqua scincoides isolate rTilSci1 chromosome 15, rTilSci1.hap2, whole genome shotgun sequence genome:
- the SHE gene encoding SH2 domain-containing adapter protein E, producing MAAKWFKEFPANLKTERAKPGSANLGKLGSASRKSPGLAKMGTASLPGKNRKNSATELGGSRTLLAVGKDAGGSRLSRDNLQSLLQAAAGKMRKNSRVDGATPEEPPRGAAKGNATYISRLIKVDAHEKNGKNYAGATPDPTPVPAPEPEKTKQEMTVIILEDYADPYDAKRTKEQREAERLGENDGYMEPYDAQQMITEIRRRGSKDPLIKAILLLDEPADPGAKGDSTAKCQGAKPPQLYDTPYEEPAEAGTKQEVRLPENDERPPAEYEQPWEWKKDQIVKALSVQFEGSERPVAPKEDAPTPPRPQHRRQRSWPSKMVKPTVAAEPGTEGERVDPALALEKQPWFHGAITRAEAESRLQPSHEAGYLVRTSETSTSKYSIALKTSQGCVHIIVAQTKDHKYTLNQTGGLFGSVPEVVRYYSTEKLPFKGAEHMTLRYPVPVPGKIH from the exons ATGGCAGCAAAATGGTTCAAGGAATTTCCGGCCAACCTGAAAACGGAGCGGGCCAAGCCGGGCAGCGCCAACCTGGGGAAGCTGGGCAGCGCCTCCCGCAAGAGCCCCGGCTTGGCCAAAATGGGCACGGCCTCACTGCCTGGGAAGAACCGCAAAAACTCTGCTACTGAGCTGGGTGGCTCGCGGACACTGCTGGCGGTGGGCAAGGACGCCGGGGGCAGCAGGCTGTCGCGGGACAACCTCCAAAGCCTCCTTCAGGCCGCCGCGGGGAAGATGCGCAAGAATTCGCGGGTGGACGGGGCCACCCCGGAGGAGCCGCCGAGGGGGGCGGCCAAGGGCAACGCCACTTACATCAGCCGGCTCATCAAAGTGGACGCCCACGAGAAGAACGGGAAAAATTACGCGGGGGCCACGCCAGATCCCACGCCGGTTCCTGCGCCCGAGCCTGAGAAGACTAAACAGGAGATGACG GTCATCATCTTGGAAGATTACGCCGATCCGTATGACGCCAAGCGCACCAAGGAACAGCGAGAGGCCGAGAGGTTAGGGGAGAACGACGGCTACATGGAACCCTACGACGCGCAGCAGATGATCACCG AGATCCGCAGACGCGGTTCCAAGGACCCCCTGATCAAAGCTATCTTGCTCCTGGATGAGCCGGCTGACCCCGGAGCCAAAGGGGATTCAACCGCCAAGTGCCAGGGGGCCAAACCACCACAGCTCTACGACACCCCCTACGAAGAACCGGCAGAGGCTGGAACCAAGCAAGAGGTCCGGCTTCCGGAGAACGACGAGCGACCCCCAGCGGAGTACGAGCAGCCGTGGGAATGGAAAAAAGACCAGATCGTGAAAGCTCTCTCAG TCCAGTTTGAGGGATCGGAGAGACCCGTGGCGCCCAAGGAAGACGCCCCCACACCTCCGCGCCCGCAGCATCGCCGACAGAGGAGCTGGCCCTCAAAGATGGTGAAGCCCACGGTGGCGGCAGAACCTGGCACAGAAGGGGAGCGTGTGGATCCCGCTCTCGCGCTGGAGAAACAGCC CTGGTTTCATGGTGCTATCACGCGAGCCGAGGCCGAGAGCCGGTTGCAGCCCTCCCACGAAGCGGGATACCTGGTTCGGACCAGTGAGACAAGCACCAGCAAATACTCCATTGCCCTGAA GACCAGCCAAGGTTGCGTCCACATCATCGTAGCCCAGACAAAGGACCACAAATACACCTTGAACCAGACCGGCGGCCTCTTTGGCAGCGTCCCGGAGGTGGTTCGCTACTACTCCACCGAGAAACTCCCCTTCAAAGGCGCCGAACACATGACCCTGCGCTATCCGGTTCCTGTCCCCGGGAAGATCCATTAG